DNA from Gramella sp. MAR_2010_147:
TATTAAATGATCATAAGTTTCTTTAAAAATTTTGATTTAAGAGAAAGTGAAAGGGAGAATAATGATCAAAACCAATGAATTGTTCATACTATGCATTAAAATAGGCCAGATCATTCCTTTGTTCTCCAGTTTTATTTTTCCGAAGAAAAAGCCGGCTATAATTCTCGGGAAGATCATAAGGAATAATACCAGGTCTAACTGGAAAGTTTCTACATAATTATAAATATGTACAAAGCCGAATAGAATCGCGCCCAGAATCCATATTATGAGATAATATCTATGAAACCAATAGCAGGTTTTTCTATATAGTTTGGCCGGAATAAGTTCTCCTAAAGCATAATAAATTAAAGAGAGGACTCCCAGGAGCAAAATATACTTTAAAGTCCAATGTGATTCTTCGGGAATAAGGATTAAACCAATAATGTAAAGAATTGCACAAATAAAGATCTTTAAACTAGTGGCATCTGGTTTTAGAACACTTCTAAAAATACTTTCCTCTATCACAGGTGCTGCAATAGCGGCCAGAAATATAAATTTTAAAGGACTGTTTTTGAGAGTCTCCAGAATGTCACTCTGGTTATATTTTTGAAGATCGAGATCAAAAATTAATACATTAAGTATTTGTAAAACTGCAAAGAAGAGAAAATAACACAAGATCATTAAAGCAAAATTCCTAATTAGATTCTTTACTTTAAGTTCAAGATTGTTATCCCCAAGTACATTCAAATTTTCAAGCTGTTTTAACAGTCACTTAAGTTCACCTTTACAGCAAGCCCCCCTTCAGAAGTTTCCTTGTATTTCTTGTTCATATCCTTCGCCGTATCCCACATGGTTTCAATTACTTTATCCAGCGGAACTTTCGCTTTAGTTGCATCACTCTCTAAAGCAATTTCGGCAGCATTGATAGCTTTGATGGCTCCCATGGCATTTCGCTCAATACAGGGCACCTGAACCAGTCCGGCTATAGGATCACAAGTTAGTCCAAGATGATGTTCCATGGCAATTTCACTGGCCATTAAAACCTGCTCGGGGGTACCACCAAGTAATTCGGTGAGCCCTCCGGCAGCCATTGCTGAAGAAACACCAATTTCTGCCTGGCACCCCCCCATAGCAGCCGAAATCGTGGCTCCCTTCTTAAAAAGACTTCCTATTTCTCCGGCTACGAGCATAAATCGTTTCATATCTTCAAAAGTAGCCTCGTGATTTTCAATAGTCATATAATACATCATCACCGCGGGAACTGTTCCTGCACTTCCATTGGTTGGAGCAGTTACTACCCTTCCCAGAGATGCATTCACTTCGTTTACGCTTAGTGCGAAACAGCTAACCCATTTTAGTATCTGGCGAAATTTTACTTCTGTTTGTCTAATGGCCGGGATCCAGTCTTCAACATTGGTATAAGCCGTTTCGCCAATCAAACGCTGATGCATTTCAAACGCACGTCGCTTGACATTTAAACCTCCTGGGAGGGTACCTTCCGTATGACAACCTATATACATAGATTCCAGCATGGTATCCCAGATTTGTCTGAAATTAGCCTCAATTTGCTCATCAGTTCGTAACGAACGTTCGTTTTCCAGAACAATTTCTGAAATAGGCTTGTTTTCAGCTTTACAATACTGAAGCAATTCTGTAGCTTTTTCAACAGGAAAAGGAAACTCCTGGAAATTTTTCATTTTCTTACTGGCATTCTTTCGTTCCTTCTTAACCACAAAACCACCACCGATAGAATAAAATGAAGAAGAGGTTGTTTTGCCATTTTTCAAGGAAGTTCTAAAAGTCATTCCGTTAGGATGAAATTCTAGAAATTTTCTATTGAATTTTACATCATCAATAAAGTTGAAGTCTATTTCCTTTTCTCCGTTCAGTAATAACTTACCTGTATCTTTAATTCTTTCAATTTCAGATTCAATAATAGAAATATCCATAGTTACTGGATCATGTCCTAATAAACCGAGAACGGTAGCGATATCTGTAGCATGGCCTTTTCCGGTAAGACTTAAAGAACCATAAAGATCTACGTGAATTTTTTCAACATGATCAAAACGATCTTTTTTCTTCAGTTCGTCTATCCAACGCTGTGCAGCTCTCCAGGGACCCAAAGTATGTGAACTGGAAGGACCCACACCCACCTTTAGCATGTCAAAAACACTAATGCATTCAATTTTTCGCATTCAGAATATAAATTTGAAGACAAAAATAAGGAATTGTCAATGCTGCGCATGAAAAATCACGAAAATTATATCGTTATAGTGGATGATGAAAACAGACTAATGACAAGGTGTTTGAAAAAAGTGACAACCTGTCAGAAGATTCTCGCTGGCATAATGATTGACTTTCTGTGAGTGTAAAAATGATAAACTAACGTAAAAAACAAGTTATATAGTTATGAGTAAAGTAATTGGAATTGACTTGGGTACCACAAACTCCTGCGTAGCCGTAATGGAAGGTAGCGAGCCAACGGTGATACCTAATGCTGAAGGAAAAAGAACTACACCCTCTGTGATCGCATTCGTAGAAGGTGGCGAAATAAAAGTGGGTGATCCTGCAAAACGTCAGGCAGTAACAAACCCAACTAAGACTATTTCTTCCATAAAGAGATTTATGGGAAATAAGTATTCTGAATCTTCAAAGGAAGCAGGAAGAGTACCTTATACTGTAAAAAAAGGTGATAATGATACTCCTCGTGTAGAAATAGACGGGCGTCTTTATACTCCACAGGAACTTTCTGCTATGGTACTTCAGAAAATGAAGAAAACTGCTGAAGATTATCTTGGACAGGATGTAACCGAGGCGGTAATTACCGTACCTGCATATTTTAATGACTCTCAGCGTCACGCAACAAAAGAAGCTGGAGAGATCGCAGGTCTTAAAGTTAGAAGAATAATTAACGAGCCTACTGCTGCGGCATTGGCTTATGGATTGGATAAAAAATCTCAGGATCAGAAGATCGCGGTGTATGACCTTGGTGGTGGTACTTTCGATATTTCTATTCTTGAATTAGGAGATGGTGTATTTGAAGTGTTATCTACTAATGGTGATACGCATCTTGGTGGTGATGATTTTGATGAAGTATTAATAGATTACCTTGCAGATAACTTCAAAAAAGCTGAAGATATTGATCTTAGAAAAGATCCTATGGCACTTCAACGTTTGAAGGAAGCTGCAGAGAAAGCGAAGATCGAGTTGTCTTCTTCTTCTCAAACAGAAATTAACCTTCCATACGTAACTGCTACTTCAAGCGGACCAAAACACCTTGTAGAAACAATTTCTCGTTCTAAATTCGAGCAGTTAGCTGCGGAATTAGTAACAAGATCTATGGAGCCGGTGAAAAAAGCACTTAGTGACGCAGGTCTTTCAAAAAGTGATATCGATGAAGTGATTCTTGTAGGTGGTTCAACCCGTATTCCTAAGATCCAGGAAGAAGTTGAAGCATTCTTCGGAAAGAAACCTTCTAAAGGTGTAAACCCGGATGAGGTTGTTGCAATTGGAGCAGCTATTCAAGGTGGTGTACTTACAGGAGATGTTAAAGATGTATTACTTCTTGATGTAACTCCACTTTCTCTAGGTATTGAAACGATGGGAGGAGTGAACACGAAGCTGATCGAGTCTAACACGACGATTCCAACTAAGAAGTCACAGACATTCTCTACAGCGGCAGATAATCAGCCTTCAGTGGAGATCCACGTGCTACAGGGAGAGCGTCCAATGGCGACAGATAATAAGACTATTGGTAGATTCCACTTAGACGGAATTCCGCCAGCGCCAAGAGGAACTCCTCAAATTGAAGTGACTTTTGATATTGATGCCAACGGTATCATTAAAGTAAGCGCTACAGATAAGGCAACTGGTAAGTCTCAGGATATTCGTATCGAAGCTTCTTCAGGATTAACCGAAGAGGAAATCGAGAAAATGAAGAAAGAGGCTGAAGCAAATGCTGATGCAGATAAGCAGGCAAAAGAGAAAGTTGATAAGCTGAATGAAGCTGATGCAATGATCTTCCAGACTGAAAAGCAGTTGAAAGAATTTGGTGATAAATTATCTGATGATAAGAAAAAGCCAATTGAAGATGCTTTGGAAGAGTTGAAGAAAGCTTACGAAACTAAAGAGCTTGATCAAATCACTCCAGCTTTAGATAAGATCAATGAAGCATGGAAAACAGCTTCAGAAGAGATGTATAAAGCG
Protein-coding regions in this window:
- a CDS encoding CPBP family glutamic-type intramembrane protease, with translation MNVLGDNNLELKVKNLIRNFALMILCYFLFFAVLQILNVLIFDLDLQKYNQSDILETLKNSPLKFIFLAAIAAPVIEESIFRSVLKPDATSLKIFICAILYIIGLILIPEESHWTLKYILLLGVLSLIYYALGELIPAKLYRKTCYWFHRYYLIIWILGAILFGFVHIYNYVETFQLDLVLFLMIFPRIIAGFFFGKIKLENKGMIWPILMHSMNNSLVLIIILPFTFS
- a CDS encoding L-serine ammonia-lyase; this translates as MRKIECISVFDMLKVGVGPSSSHTLGPWRAAQRWIDELKKKDRFDHVEKIHVDLYGSLSLTGKGHATDIATVLGLLGHDPVTMDISIIESEIERIKDTGKLLLNGEKEIDFNFIDDVKFNRKFLEFHPNGMTFRTSLKNGKTTSSSFYSIGGGFVVKKERKNASKKMKNFQEFPFPVEKATELLQYCKAENKPISEIVLENERSLRTDEQIEANFRQIWDTMLESMYIGCHTEGTLPGGLNVKRRAFEMHQRLIGETAYTNVEDWIPAIRQTEVKFRQILKWVSCFALSVNEVNASLGRVVTAPTNGSAGTVPAVMMYYMTIENHEATFEDMKRFMLVAGEIGSLFKKGATISAAMGGCQAEIGVSSAMAAGGLTELLGGTPEQVLMASEIAMEHHLGLTCDPIAGLVQVPCIERNAMGAIKAINAAEIALESDATKAKVPLDKVIETMWDTAKDMNKKYKETSEGGLAVKVNLSDC
- the dnaK gene encoding molecular chaperone DnaK — its product is MSKVIGIDLGTTNSCVAVMEGSEPTVIPNAEGKRTTPSVIAFVEGGEIKVGDPAKRQAVTNPTKTISSIKRFMGNKYSESSKEAGRVPYTVKKGDNDTPRVEIDGRLYTPQELSAMVLQKMKKTAEDYLGQDVTEAVITVPAYFNDSQRHATKEAGEIAGLKVRRIINEPTAAALAYGLDKKSQDQKIAVYDLGGGTFDISILELGDGVFEVLSTNGDTHLGGDDFDEVLIDYLADNFKKAEDIDLRKDPMALQRLKEAAEKAKIELSSSSQTEINLPYVTATSSGPKHLVETISRSKFEQLAAELVTRSMEPVKKALSDAGLSKSDIDEVILVGGSTRIPKIQEEVEAFFGKKPSKGVNPDEVVAIGAAIQGGVLTGDVKDVLLLDVTPLSLGIETMGGVNTKLIESNTTIPTKKSQTFSTAADNQPSVEIHVLQGERPMATDNKTIGRFHLDGIPPAPRGTPQIEVTFDIDANGIIKVSATDKATGKSQDIRIEASSGLTEEEIEKMKKEAEANADADKQAKEKVDKLNEADAMIFQTEKQLKEFGDKLSDDKKKPIEDALEELKKAYETKELDQITPALDKINEAWKTASEEMYKAQAEAQGGANGQPGGPQQGATGAEGGDAKSGDDVEDVDFEEVK